A genome region from Passer domesticus isolate bPasDom1 chromosome 27, bPasDom1.hap1, whole genome shotgun sequence includes the following:
- the NBR1 gene encoding next to BRCA1 gene 1 protein isoform X4: protein MDLVKVSFDLDNIQIKYIDEDNDEVSVNSKEEYEEALKIAGKQGNQLQMNAYEKNSSRALQLHEKNGAEKLVLLKDEKKPLLQYSTIAQGLEEELKNGKELSIQQKLNQTRPESTNENPPEWFTSYLETFREQVVKETVERLEQKLYEKLVHCSQPADFCESSCPAAPAASESPAGSSSQCDWLISCCSCQARIVGVRYQCSLCPAYNICEECEAGTYAHDPNHVLLKLRRPIPCVADNYSLAELSPRLPATLEQVRLQKQMDKRFLKAEKQRLRAEKKQRKAEVRELKKQLKLHRKIHLWNSIHVLETNGSPPLKSESVQPNTFLSPNQPFQAIVPTLSAVFVDENLPDGTHLKPGTKFIKHWRMKNTGNVEWSSDTKLKLMWGNLTLASAEKKDVIVPSLPSGQVGTVSVEFVAPNIEGTYTSHWRLSHRGEQFGPRIWCSIVVDPSPAADYVESDWKDSDSCQKGKASRTKQDASLETETGAQLTGEIAEQAEISLPTVPLKIKNLPSEREFYIPSVDLLTAQDLLSFELLDINIVQELERVPHNTPVDMTPCMSPLPRDSPLLEKPGLGQIEEEHEGSGFKLVPGMAEACISVDSSVVKVKAEHALSQEEGEEDMSGTQFVCETVIRSLTLDAAPDHKPPQKNPKILQNSLQTLQDTFSCNMITEESPVINSNSTSKKEAKIHQSEPVTESSCGDLPLSEESTSPRSGAGNGDEEEDDKDDVQSQCSSASSEDYIIILPECFDTSRPLGDSMYSSALSQPGLEKTGEPETVAENPEGGSQPQIQRVSDALTASQTLAAAPPATVDSLPQAQRNLSSLQNSIFQEPNTPASEHISSAPHDQIQREEPSGEDNHGPGSSAFLTKFSEYPRYPQGSSIAGELVKGALSVAASAYKALFAGPPIIEQQPAAPEEQTATLLSSLCEMGFCDRQLNLRLLKKHNNNMIEVVTELLQISNRDWYSRC from the exons ATGGATTTG GTTAAAGTTTCATTTGACCTGGACAACATTCAGATCAAGTACATTGATGAGGATAATGATGAG GTCTCTGTGAACAGTaaag aGGAATATGAAGAAGCTCTGAAG ATTGCAGGTAAACAAGGAAATCAGCTTCAGATGAATGCCTATGAAAAGAACTCTTCTCGTGCTTTGCAACTGCATGAAAAAAATGGGGCAGAAAAGCTGGTGCTTCTTAAAGATGAGAAGAAGCCACTTCTGCAATATTCCACGATAGCCCAGGGATTAgaggaagaattaaaaaatggCAAGGAGCTGAGCATTCAG CAAAAGTTAAATCAGACCAGACCAGAAAGCACAAATGAAAATCCTCCAGAATGGTTTACTAGCTACTTGGAAACA TTCAGGGAACAAGTAGTTAAAGAGACTGTTGAGAGGCTGGAGCAGAAGCTGTATGAGAAGCTCGTTCATTGCAGTCAGCCTGCAGATTTTTGTGAGAGCTCGTgtccagcagcccctgcagcttcGGAGAGCCCGgccgggagcagcagccagTGTGACTGGctcatctcctgctgcagctgccaggcccGCATCGTCGGGGTGCGCTACCAGTGCAG CCTTTGTCCAGCCTACAATATCTGTGAGGAGTGTGAGGCAGGAACATATGCACACGACCCAAACCACGTCTTGCTGAAGCTGCGCAGGCCCATCCCCTGTGTTGCTGACAATtacagcctggcagagctctccCCACGCCTGCCTGCCACTCTGGAGCAAGTCAG GCTCCAGAAACAGATGGACAAAAGATTTCTGaaggcagagaagcaaagattGCGAGCAGAAAAGAAACAGCGAAAAGCAGAGGTCCGAGAGCTCAAAAAGCAGCTAAAATTGCACAGGAAAATTCATCTGTGGAACTCTATCCATGTATTGGAAACAAATGGCTCACCTCCTCTGAAATCTGAGAGTGTCCAGCCTAATACCTTCCT GAGTCCTAATCAACCCTTCCAAGCAATTGTCCCAACACTAAGTGCAGTATTTGTGGATGAGAATTTGCCTGATGGTACTCACTTGAAACCAGGAACAAAGTTTATCAAACACTGGCGAATGAAGAACACTGGCAACGTGGAATGGAGCTCAGACACTAAG TTGAAACTTATGTGGGGTAATCTGACCTTGGCATCTGCTGAGAAAAAAGATGTGATAGTGCCATCCCTTCCATCTGGACAAGTAGGAACTGTTTCAGTTGAGTTTGTAGCTCCCAACATAGAAGGAACTTACACTTCTCACTGGAGACTGTCACACAGAGGGGAGCAGTTTGGGCCAAGGATCTGGTGCAGCATTGTTGTGGatccctctccagctgctgaCTACGTAGAAAGTGATTGGAAGGATTCTGACTCCTGTCAGAAGGGGAAAGCTTCCAGAACCAAACAG gATGCTTCCTTAGAGACAGAAACAGGTGCTCAACTGACAGGTGAAATTGCAGAGCAGGCTGAAATATCTCTGCCAACTGTTCCTTTAAAGATCAAAAATCTGCCAAGTGAGAGAGAATTTTATATCCCATCTGTTGATCTCCTCACTGCACAG GATTTGCTGTCCTTTGAGCTGTTGGACATTAATATTGTGCAGGAATTGGAGCGAGTGCCACACAATACTCCTGTTG ACATGACTCCATGCATGTCCCCTTTGCCACGTGACAGCCCCTTGCTGGAGAAACCTGGCTTAGGTCAGATAGAGGAGGAGCACGAGGGCAGTGGATTTAAACTAGTGCCTG GAATGGCAGAAGCCTGCATTTCTGTGGACTCTTCTGTGGTGAAGGTGAAAGCTGAGCATGCATTGAGCCaggaggaaggggaagaagaTATGAGTGGGACTCAGTTTGTCTGTGAAACTGTCATTCGATCTCTGACCCTGGATGCTGCACCTGACCACAagcccccacaaaaaaaccccaaaatcctccaga ACTCTTTACAAACACTACAAGACACCTTCAGCTGCAATATGATAACTGAAGAATCTCCTGTGATAAATAGTAATTCCACTTCCAAAAAGGAAGCAAAGATTCATCAGTCAGAACCAGTGACAGAAAGTTCATGTG GGGACCTTCCACTGTCTGAAGAGAGCACAAGCCCCCGTAGTGGTGCTGGCAATggtgatgaagaggaagatgaTAAAGATGATGTTCAGAGTCAGTgctcctctgcttcctcagAGGACTATATCATTATCCTCCCCGAGTGCTTCGACACCAGTCGGCCCTTGGGTGACTCCATGTATAGTTCAGCTCTTTCTCAGCCTGGTTTAGAAAAGACAGGAGAACCTGAAACAGTAGCAGAGAACCCAGAAGGGGGAAGCCAGCCACAGATCCAGAGGGTCAGTGATGCACTGACAGCTTCCCAAACACTGGCTGCAGCACCCCCAGCGACTGTGGACAGCTTACCCCAGGCACAAAG GAATCTTTCGTCTCTTCAGAATTCTATCTTCCAAGAGCCAAACACACCAGCTTCAGAGCATATCTCTTCTGCTCCTCATGATCAAATACAAAGAGAAG AACCCAGTGGTGAAGATAATCATGGGCCAGGATCTTCTGCATTTCTCACTAAGTTCTCAGAATACCCGAG GTACCCCCAAGGCAGCAGCATTGCAGGAGAGCTCGTGAAAGGAGCTTTGTCAGTTGCTGCTTCTGCCTACAAAGCATTATTTGCTGGACCACCCATTATTGAACAG cagcctgcagctccAGAAGAGCAGACTGCCACCCTGCTGTCCAGTCTGTGTGAGATGGGATTCTGTGACAGGCAGTTAAACTTGAGGCTGCTGAAGAAGCACAACAATAACATGATTGAAGTGGTAACTGAATTGCTTCAGATCAGTAACAGAGACTGGTACAGTAGGTGCTAA